The Sulfurihydrogenibium sp. YO3AOP1 genome has a window encoding:
- a CDS encoding sulfite oxidase-like oxidoreductase, with amino-acid sequence MKRIISPINLREDRLPPGQHWTDRLIILGISDPPEVDLKSYRLKIFGEVEESEVLTWDDILSLEKVELVADFHCVTRWSCKDVVWRGFHVNELKNLVKINPNVKSVMIHSLDGYTTNVPIEYFFDEDVIFAYELFNGPIPADNGYPLRLIVPKLYSWKSAKFVAGIEFMLEDRPGFWEQRGYHILGDPWKEQRYSD; translated from the coding sequence GTGAAAAGGATAATTAGCCCAATAAACCTTAGAGAAGATAGACTTCCACCGGGTCAGCATTGGACGGATAGGTTAATCATTCTTGGAATATCTGACCCTCCAGAAGTAGATTTAAAATCTTATAGGTTAAAAATATTTGGAGAAGTAGAAGAGTCAGAAGTATTAACATGGGATGATATACTCTCTCTTGAAAAGGTTGAGCTTGTAGCGGATTTTCATTGTGTTACAAGATGGAGTTGTAAAGATGTTGTTTGGAGAGGCTTTCATGTAAATGAATTAAAAAATCTTGTAAAAATAAATCCGAACGTAAAATCTGTAATGATTCATTCCTTAGATGGATATACAACCAATGTTCCGATTGAGTATTTTTTTGATGAAGATGTAATTTTTGCTTATGAATTATTTAACGGACCGATTCCGGCTGATAATGGTTATCCACTGCGATTGATAGTGCCTAAGCTTTATTCTTGGAAGAGTGCTAAATTTGTAGCTGGAATAGAATTTATGCTTGAAGATAGACCTGGTTTTTGGGAGCAAAGAGGTTATCATATTTTAGGCGACCCTTGGAAAGAGCAAAGATATTCTGATTAA
- a CDS encoding HAMP domain-containing sensor histidine kinase: protein MYGYKYKSQKEYFIVIGKDEGYLKNDLEKLKKSIFYSIVLVIMLSSFLAYSVSGRLLEPIKKNKENLENVLNIISHDLRTPITIIKTNFYLMKAKNFQNIENNINQIEKNLNYVQNILTNIEALKSVDKKEIEEININHLVKDVLAKFENKIQEKNLRIVFSEKDHIKINANYIDIEVCFSNLIENAIKYNEKNGIIEIEFDKSIVKIKNTGKSINKPKKIFEKFYRENDAGTTEGLGLGLSIVKKICEKYGFKISYSFRDNMNNFIIKF from the coding sequence TTGTATGGTTATAAATACAAATCTCAAAAAGAATATTTTATAGTGATTGGCAAAGATGAAGGTTATCTTAAAAATGATTTGGAAAAGCTAAAAAAATCGATTTTTTATTCAATCGTCCTTGTAATAATGCTATCAAGCTTTTTAGCTTACTCAGTTTCTGGAAGACTTTTAGAGCCAATCAAGAAAAATAAAGAAAACCTTGAAAACGTTTTGAATATAATCTCTCATGATTTAAGAACACCTATAACTATTATCAAAACTAATTTTTATTTGATGAAAGCAAAAAATTTTCAAAATATTGAAAATAATATAAATCAGATAGAAAAAAATCTTAATTATGTTCAAAATATACTAACAAACATAGAAGCTTTAAAATCTGTTGATAAAAAAGAGATTGAGGAAATTAATATAAATCATCTCGTAAAAGATGTTTTAGCTAAGTTTGAAAATAAGATTCAAGAAAAAAATTTAAGGATAGTATTTAGCGAAAAAGACCATATAAAGATTAACGCCAATTATATTGATATTGAAGTATGTTTTTCTAACTTAATTGAAAATGCAATAAAATATAACGAAAAAAATGGAATAATAGAGATTGAATTTGATAAATCAATAGTTAAGATCAAAAATACAGGGAAATCTATAAATAAACCTAAAAAAATATTTGAAAAATTTTACAGAGAAAACGATGCTGGAACTACAGAAGGTCTCGGTTTAGGATTATCTATAGTTAAAAAAATATGTGAAAAGTATGGTTTTAAAATAAGCTATAGCTTTAGAGATAACATGAATAATTTCATAATCAAGTTTTGA
- a CDS encoding transcriptional repressor, which yields MQRRSTNQRKVVYEILKSTDIHPTADWIYERARKIIPNISLGTVYRNLKILKDEGLILELNDGKQSRFDARTDNHLHFKCEICNSIYDIDFNAISLQINDKILDVFDVKSVDIVLNGVCPKCIGDEREKDN from the coding sequence TTGCAAAGAAGAAGTACCAACCAAAGAAAAGTTGTATATGAAATATTAAAATCTACAGATATACATCCAACAGCAGATTGGATTTACGAAAGAGCAAGGAAAATTATACCAAACATAAGTCTTGGGACAGTTTATAGAAACTTAAAAATACTAAAAGACGAAGGTTTAATATTAGAATTAAATGATGGAAAACAAAGCAGATTTGACGCGAGAACGGATAATCACCTTCATTTTAAGTGTGAAATATGCAACAGTATTTATGATATAGATTTCAACGCTATTAGTTTACAAATTAATGATAAAATTTTAGACGTTTTTGATGTAAAAAGTGTTGATATTGTTTTAAATGGAGTGTGTCCAAAATGTATAGGAGATGAACGTGAAAAGGATAATTAG
- a CDS encoding YicC/YloC family endoribonuclease, which yields MPYSMTGFAFVKKVFDDYELNIKVKSLNNKSIDISIKGDKNVLMYLDLEIRKLVQQYFERGSFQLYININSLTPKFIVEPEKLTQYANVVREITKQASINLSDDKLYEVTIGMIMNNNNLEEELDDTLKENILNTVKEALNALKEEREREGKSLILDIESRLNKIEEMLREIEEKKEKVLESVKEKVYQKVKQLLGENYSERAFIEATLLADKLDITEEVVRLKTHIQRFRELLNLNEPIGRKLDFMCQEMLREINTLGNKMPDFSKFTVEMKTELEKIRQQVQNIE from the coding sequence ATGCCGTATAGTATGACAGGATTTGCATTTGTAAAAAAAGTGTTTGATGATTATGAATTAAACATAAAAGTAAAAAGCCTAAACAACAAATCAATCGATATCTCTATTAAAGGCGATAAAAACGTTTTGATGTATTTAGACCTTGAGATAAGAAAGTTAGTTCAACAGTATTTTGAAAGGGGAAGCTTTCAGCTTTATATAAATATAAACTCTTTAACACCAAAATTTATCGTAGAGCCTGAAAAACTTACTCAGTATGCTAACGTAGTCAGAGAGATAACTAAACAAGCAAGCATCAACCTTTCAGATGATAAACTTTATGAAGTTACAATCGGAATGATAATGAATAATAACAACTTAGAGGAAGAGCTTGATGATACCCTTAAAGAAAACATTCTAAATACTGTAAAAGAAGCTTTAAACGCTTTGAAAGAAGAAAGAGAAAGAGAAGGAAAATCTTTAATATTAGATATAGAAAGTAGATTAAATAAGATTGAAGAGATGTTGAGAGAGATTGAAGAGAAAAAAGAGAAAGTTTTAGAAAGCGTAAAAGAAAAGGTTTATCAAAAAGTTAAACAACTTCTTGGAGAAAACTATTCTGAAAGAGCTTTTATTGAAGCCACTTTGTTAGCTGATAAGCTTGATATAACAGAAGAGGTTGTAAGACTAAAAACTCATATACAAAGATTTAGAGAGCTACTGAATCTAAACGAGCCGATAGGTAGGAAACTTGATTTTATGTGTCAAGAGATGCTTAGAGAGATAAACACTCTTGGAAACAAAATGCCTGATTTTAGCAAGTTTACCGTAGAAATGAAAACAGAACTTGAAAAAATAAGGCAGCAAGTTCAAAACATTGAGTAA
- a CDS encoding BamA/TamA family outer membrane protein has product MKIKIKKIKFLFILLFIYFAKAEERIISNYPLPKNNGEEILRITNDLNYVANLFELTNDFEKIEIKDDKIFITRKPFLKSIDIKGNKSFWKDEIVGITGLRINSALDSESLKTIPLRIRQFYAEKGYLFANASISTNFDENGNAFVSLNIDEGRKIKLNDVIFLSDQKISEEDKNQLLKVLNLKKGDMIYFDKLQESIEKLNEYLKNNGYFESFIVLQDIEQVDNNFANIYILIDLRSRYFINFTGNNNFDNKQLMNLLTFKENGFNYNELDLSKENLMNFYKSNGFLDVDIITQVEEQEKNQGSAEKPYIKINFNINEGKRYKVDKIFIDTDYEEIKSEISKFAGNFHDKNKLLSYLQEQVKKLYDSGYISANYKIEEIKNEDKLTLKVEFKKGKKYILKEIKQKNYSVKKDFKLPKIYNPQELLNLQDEFKEKAREDGYLDAEVLLQTDLIENNDRIDVIATYDYNLGQRYRSGLTFVYGSFHLNPNVILKQFPKREYFEKENFDVSIIRLYESRLFDYINPLILPQEERKTVDKAIFVHDDKRGLVQGSVGYSTDQQFKASVAVILRNLFNYGYEFSTYIERSNFQTNYRLSLGNRLFKWNLSGFASTFLFNQYHRNYDLKSSGYDLFFEKRNNKWVKSSFRLERKYNVITNEGIFTPLKNYKVITTSFGLTDDHRNNRINPSSGYYSILNFKTTFGDINYQSLEGSFRYYKEFLDFFIFSQRFSTGYSFKSINGLPLAERYFLGGIANMRGFGFEELSGKQKIGGNSYLLINNDLRFPIYQKYNLYFLTFLDLGNVYTKSNEYRNPYFRKTAGIGIYVPTPAGSLIFDYAKKLDTKPNENKHRIEFSIGLDF; this is encoded by the coding sequence TTGAAAATAAAGATTAAAAAGATTAAATTTTTATTTATCTTGCTTTTTATATACTTTGCAAAGGCTGAAGAAAGGATAATATCCAATTACCCTTTACCAAAAAATAACGGTGAAGAAATTTTAAGAATAACAAATGACCTAAATTATGTGGCTAATCTCTTTGAATTAACAAACGACTTTGAAAAGATAGAAATTAAAGATGATAAGATATTTATTACAAGAAAGCCATTTTTAAAAAGTATAGACATAAAAGGTAATAAATCTTTTTGGAAAGATGAAATAGTAGGAATTACAGGATTAAGAATAAATAGTGCTTTAGATAGTGAATCCTTAAAAACAATTCCACTTAGAATTAGACAGTTTTACGCAGAAAAAGGCTATTTGTTTGCAAATGCAAGCATATCAACCAACTTTGATGAAAACGGTAATGCGTTTGTAAGTTTAAACATAGATGAAGGGAGAAAAATAAAGTTAAATGATGTGATATTTTTATCAGACCAAAAAATCTCAGAAGAAGATAAAAATCAGCTTTTAAAAGTTCTAAATCTAAAAAAAGGGGATATGATTTATTTTGATAAATTGCAAGAATCTATAGAAAAACTTAACGAGTACTTAAAAAATAATGGATATTTTGAATCCTTTATTGTTTTACAAGACATCGAACAAGTGGACAATAATTTTGCCAACATATACATACTCATAGACTTAAGAAGCAGGTATTTTATAAACTTTACCGGTAATAACAACTTTGACAATAAACAATTAATGAATCTTTTAACATTTAAAGAAAATGGATTTAATTATAATGAACTTGACCTATCAAAAGAAAATCTTATGAATTTCTATAAATCTAATGGGTTTTTAGATGTAGATATAATAACTCAGGTAGAAGAGCAGGAGAAAAATCAAGGGTCGGCTGAAAAACCTTATATTAAGATAAATTTTAATATCAACGAAGGTAAAAGATATAAGGTAGATAAGATTTTTATAGATACAGATTATGAAGAGATAAAATCAGAAATAAGTAAATTTGCAGGCAACTTTCATGATAAAAACAAGCTTTTAAGCTATTTACAGGAACAAGTAAAAAAACTCTATGATAGTGGATATATTTCGGCAAATTATAAGATTGAAGAAATAAAAAATGAAGATAAACTTACGTTAAAAGTAGAATTTAAAAAAGGAAAAAAATATATCCTTAAAGAAATAAAACAAAAGAATTATTCAGTCAAAAAGGATTTTAAACTGCCAAAAATCTATAATCCACAAGAATTATTAAATTTACAAGATGAATTTAAAGAAAAGGCAAGGGAAGATGGATATTTGGATGCTGAGGTATTACTTCAGACTGATTTGATAGAAAATAACGATAGAATTGATGTTATTGCTACATACGATTATAATCTTGGACAAAGATACAGAAGTGGTTTAACATTTGTTTATGGCAGCTTTCATCTTAACCCAAATGTAATTTTAAAACAATTTCCTAAAAGAGAATATTTTGAAAAAGAAAATTTTGATGTTTCGATAATTAGACTATATGAATCAAGATTATTTGATTATATTAATCCATTAATTCTTCCTCAAGAAGAAAGAAAGACAGTTGACAAAGCAATTTTCGTTCACGATGATAAAAGAGGATTAGTGCAAGGCAGTGTTGGTTATTCAACAGACCAACAATTTAAAGCTTCTGTTGCTGTTATACTCAGAAACTTATTCAATTACGGTTATGAATTTTCTACTTATATAGAACGTTCAAACTTTCAAACAAATTATAGACTTTCTCTTGGAAATAGGTTGTTTAAATGGAATTTAAGCGGATTTGCCTCCACATTTCTATTTAATCAATATCATAGAAATTATGATTTAAAAAGCTCAGGTTATGACTTGTTTTTTGAAAAAAGAAATAATAAATGGGTTAAAAGTAGTTTTAGATTAGAAAGGAAATACAACGTCATCACAAATGAAGGAATATTTACACCACTGAAAAATTATAAAGTGATAACTACAAGTTTTGGATTAACAGATGACCATAGAAACAATAGAATTAATCCATCAAGCGGGTATTATAGTATTTTAAACTTTAAAACAACGTTTGGAGATATTAATTATCAATCTTTAGAGGGTTCTTTTAGATATTACAAAGAATTTTTAGACTTTTTTATCTTTAGTCAAAGATTTTCTACTGGTTATTCTTTCAAAAGTATAAACGGGCTTCCTTTGGCTGAAAGATATTTTCTTGGTGGTATTGCAAATATGAGAGGTTTTGGCTTTGAAGAATTATCAGGAAAGCAAAAAATTGGCGGAAATAGCTATTTATTAATAAACAACGACTTAAGGTTTCCAATATATCAAAAATATAATTTATATTTCTTAACATTTTTAGACCTTGGAAATGTATATACTAAAAGCAATGAATATAGAAATCCTTATTTTAGAAAAACCGCCGGAATAGGTATTTACGTTCCAACGCCTGCTGGAAGTTTAATATTTGATTATGCTAAAAAGTTAGACACAAAACCAAATGAAAATAAGCATAGAATAGAGTTTAGCATCGGTTTAGATTTCTGA
- the tatC gene encoding twin-arginine translocase subunit TatC: MDNQLPEAPLTEHLAELRTRLIRIVLAVIIGTVVAFTKANYLFEILKMPLLKVNPNLKLYFLSPTEPFFTAFKISFLAGFILVSPFVFYQIWKFIEPALYEHEKKLVFPFVIFTTLFFIIGCLFSFYLVLPVAIGFFINFGNIQLGAEAIFSVKEYISFVLRMILAFGLTFELPVILSLLARLGLVTPEFLMKSRPYFIVLAFIIAAIITPTPDAISQLMLAIPLILFYEISILMAKYLYPKSMKYKEEIVSVKEKIEA; this comes from the coding sequence ATGGATAACCAGCTTCCTGAAGCACCACTAACAGAGCATTTAGCAGAGCTAAGAACAAGGTTAATTAGAATTGTTTTAGCTGTCATTATTGGAACGGTAGTAGCCTTTACAAAAGCAAATTATTTATTTGAAATTTTAAAAATGCCACTACTGAAAGTTAACCCAAACTTAAAATTATACTTTTTATCTCCAACTGAGCCATTTTTTACTGCATTTAAAATTTCATTTCTTGCAGGATTTATTTTAGTTTCTCCCTTCGTTTTTTATCAAATTTGGAAATTTATAGAACCTGCATTGTATGAGCATGAAAAAAAACTTGTTTTTCCTTTTGTCATTTTTACTACGCTATTTTTTATTATAGGCTGTTTATTTTCATTTTATTTGGTCCTACCTGTCGCAATTGGATTTTTTATTAACTTTGGTAATATCCAACTTGGAGCAGAAGCTATCTTTTCAGTTAAGGAATATATATCCTTTGTCCTTAGAATGATTTTAGCTTTCGGATTAACTTTTGAACTGCCGGTTATATTATCTTTATTAGCAAGACTAGGATTAGTAACTCCGGAATTTTTGATGAAGTCTCGTCCTTATTTTATAGTTTTAGCTTTTATTATTGCAGCAATAATTACACCTACACCGGATGCAATCAGCCAATTGATGCTTGCCATACCTTTGATATTATTTTATGAAATTTCCATTCTTATGGCAAAATATTTATATCCAAAAAGTATGAAGTATAAAGAGGAAATAGTTTCTGTTAAAGAAAAAATAGAGGCGTAA
- a CDS encoding VIT1/CCC1 transporter family protein, translating into MDSLIKIAQEFYIGEINDKILYTELANLISDKELKENILKIAKTEEKHANFWQKFIISRGGQLPKEKIDRKKLFLLKFLSKFINPIIFVYLAELGEDSAVKKYYDFYKNADLTEYERNSLKNIISDEIEHETYFLNQAENFGLSNVRDLILGMNDGLVEILGAVAGLTAVYTTNPQIIGISGIVVGLAGALSMGIGAYLSVKSQKQINMHINERNEILLNTNIEKSYELFEEKLKEDNIPQEVVKEIINVLREKKVNLSSIFIKETHENEIKSGLLTGFAYLLGTVFPITPFFIFSNSYYALTASFFLALLVLSIVGVFVALFSGISIKKKVLEMIIASLSAAAISFSFGKILQQFFNIEI; encoded by the coding sequence ATGGATAGTTTAATCAAAATAGCACAAGAGTTTTATATCGGTGAGATAAACGATAAAATTTTATACACAGAACTTGCAAATCTGATTTCTGATAAAGAATTAAAAGAAAACATATTGAAAATAGCAAAAACTGAAGAAAAGCACGCAAATTTTTGGCAAAAGTTTATTATTTCAAGAGGTGGACAGCTGCCAAAAGAAAAGATAGATAGAAAAAAGCTATTTCTCTTAAAGTTTTTATCAAAGTTTATAAATCCGATTATTTTTGTATATTTAGCAGAACTTGGAGAAGATAGTGCAGTTAAAAAGTACTATGATTTTTACAAAAATGCAGATTTGACAGAGTATGAAAGAAACTCTCTTAAAAATATCATCTCAGACGAGATAGAACATGAGACATATTTTTTAAATCAAGCTGAAAACTTCGGGCTTAGTAATGTTAGAGATTTGATTCTTGGAATGAATGATGGATTGGTAGAAATCTTAGGAGCAGTCGCAGGTTTGACAGCAGTATACACAACAAATCCACAGATAATTGGAATAAGTGGTATAGTTGTTGGTCTTGCCGGAGCTTTGTCTATGGGAATTGGTGCTTATCTTTCTGTTAAGTCTCAAAAACAAATCAATATGCATATTAACGAAAGAAACGAAATCCTTTTAAATACAAACATAGAAAAAAGCTATGAACTTTTTGAAGAAAAATTAAAGGAAGACAACATACCACAAGAAGTAGTAAAGGAAATTATAAATGTTTTAAGAGAAAAGAAAGTAAATTTATCAAGCATTTTTATAAAAGAAACTCATGAAAACGAAATAAAGTCAGGCTTGCTTACAGGTTTTGCATACCTACTTGGAACAGTCTTTCCAATAACTCCTTTTTTTATCTTTTCAAATTCTTATTATGCTTTAACAGCATCATTCTTTTTAGCTTTATTAGTTTTATCTATCGTTGGAGTTTTTGTTGCACTATTCTCAGGAATTTCTATAAAGAAAAAAGTTTTAGAAATGATAATAGCAAGTTTATCAGCAGCTGCTATTTCTTTTTCCTTTGGTAAAATATTACAGCAATTTTTTAACATTGAAATATAA
- a CDS encoding HDOD domain-containing protein has product MENIYLCKVPIFDKNQNLVAYEIKYDYENEDFKQTVKKLYSLISDIDIVSILSGKEAFIKVTSDILIFTEFLNLIPKEIFTIMIDYTNLKSKNVQEKVKEYKNDGYRYAIDLNSLEDIDINFLISFSGLFNFIFIDVSNLSDKKINLIHDLCQLPFTLIAKNVDSLHDFNKAKDLGFELFEGEFFKEPEKLESDTDIFNKIDTLKIIRYVHEEDDLNEVAEVIKANPEISVALLKYVNSSFFYLRNPITSVNRAVIYLGKKNLINWLMLISMMSVSNKDTDREVVKATLFRGKFMELLSKEINEDINIAETAFLIGILSFAERIFKAPLSTILRHLNLSEELEKDIKEGKGYYGELLFLVKAIEKNDRSKIDEFITIFNIPKNKISELTVESYKWVENLSKLI; this is encoded by the coding sequence ATGGAAAACATATACTTATGTAAAGTTCCCATATTTGACAAAAATCAAAATTTAGTTGCATATGAAATAAAGTATGATTATGAAAATGAAGATTTTAAGCAAACGGTTAAAAAATTATATTCGTTAATCTCGGATATAGATATTGTATCAATTTTGTCTGGAAAAGAAGCTTTTATAAAAGTAACTTCAGATATCTTAATTTTTACAGAGTTTTTAAATTTAATACCAAAAGAGATATTTACTATTATGATTGATTATACAAATCTTAAATCCAAAAATGTTCAAGAGAAAGTTAAAGAATACAAAAATGATGGATATAGATATGCAATAGATTTAAATAGTTTAGAAGATATTGATATTAATTTTTTAATATCTTTTTCAGGTTTGTTTAACTTTATATTTATTGACGTTTCAAACCTCTCTGATAAAAAAATAAATTTAATTCATGATTTATGTCAACTCCCATTTACATTGATAGCTAAAAATGTAGATAGTTTACATGATTTTAATAAAGCAAAAGATCTTGGATTTGAATTATTTGAAGGGGAGTTTTTTAAAGAACCAGAAAAATTAGAGTCGGATACTGATATTTTTAACAAAATAGATACTTTAAAAATAATTAGGTATGTACACGAAGAAGATGATTTAAATGAAGTTGCAGAAGTAATTAAAGCTAACCCTGAAATAAGTGTAGCATTATTAAAATATGTAAACTCTTCATTTTTTTATTTAAGAAACCCTATAACATCAGTCAATAGAGCAGTTATATACTTAGGAAAGAAAAACCTTATAAATTGGTTGATGTTAATATCTATGATGTCAGTATCTAATAAAGATACAGATAGGGAGGTAGTAAAAGCTACACTTTTTAGAGGAAAATTTATGGAATTATTAAGTAAAGAAATAAATGAAGATATAAACATAGCTGAAACCGCTTTTTTAATTGGAATTTTATCCTTTGCAGAAAGAATCTTCAAAGCTCCGCTTTCAACAATTCTAAGACATCTAAATTTAAGTGAGGAGTTAGAAAAAGATATAAAGGAGGGTAAAGGTTACTATGGAGAGCTACTTTTTTTAGTTAAAGCCATAGAAAAAAATGATAGAAGTAAAATAGATGAATTTATAACTATTTTTAATATTCCTAAAAATAAAATATCTGAACTTACTGTTGAAAGCTACAAATGGGTTGAAAACCTTTCAAAATTAATTTAG
- a CDS encoding ferredoxin translates to MGKLKVVVDRTLCEGIGVCVPEAPKYIVLDKRHKAVIVKPGDNIEELFAKVSELKRQEAVLDLTIDEEEDIFRAAEACPVKAIFIYDPETGEQLYP, encoded by the coding sequence ATGGGAAAATTAAAAGTTGTTGTTGATAGGACACTATGCGAAGGAATAGGAGTCTGCGTTCCTGAAGCACCAAAATATATAGTTTTAGACAAAAGACATAAAGCGGTAATAGTAAAGCCAGGAGATAACATCGAAGAGCTTTTTGCAAAAGTTTCTGAACTAAAAAGACAAGAAGCTGTATTAGATTTAACCATAGATGAAGAAGAGGATATTTTTAGAGCAGCGGAAGCTTGCCCTGTAAAAGCAATATTTATATATGATCCAGAAACTGGAGAACAACTGTATCCATAG
- the tatB gene encoding Sec-independent protein translocase protein TatB — MFGIGFQELLVILVVALIVLGPQRLPEVAKSLGKFYRELKSAVDDVKSSVATDLKSVKEIEYDIKSDITKKLEEPVKIDFEKEFEKEIKKSEPVKTVEREKITFKREKNNEDNING, encoded by the coding sequence ATGTTTGGCATAGGATTCCAAGAGTTATTAGTCATATTAGTCGTAGCTTTAATAGTTTTAGGACCCCAAAGACTTCCGGAAGTAGCAAAGTCTTTAGGTAAGTTTTACAGAGAGTTGAAATCTGCCGTTGATGATGTAAAATCTTCAGTTGCAACCGACCTTAAATCTGTTAAAGAAATAGAATACGACATAAAATCTGATATAACAAAAAAGTTAGAAGAGCCGGTAAAAATTGATTTTGAAAAAGAGTTTGAAAAAGAAATAAAAAAATCAGAGCCGGTAAAAACTGTTGAAAGAGAGAAGATAACTTTCAAAAGAGAAAAGAATAACGAGGATAATATAAATGGATAA
- a CDS encoding sensor domain-containing diguanylate cyclase: protein MEFEFSEEKIDTIFVRLLKYAEKNFKSAICKETFLKIKYLVKDVLRNKNKISEFQQLGCDLFKLGIIFNEAISIFDFLRKNFIAHLPNAIDLREAKRIERLYEEMENHLAIGYLKNEVILLKNRLEFLEEYIISKDIHLLLANPFKAHINYFKDFLNSILDGGIFSNISHQSCAFGIWLKEKGKEYIDEEHILKDLKHLHKDFHNLIEIAESYKKNKKFKDLYFMILNIQNIMIWIGNEFLYLNTKFIKLEMSIDPLTGAFNRRGFEIIIQKLLEISQITDAPITLAMADLDYFKKINDTFGHLAGDEALKHFVNIIKRNLRKSDYVFRIGGEEFLILLPNTELKDAVEIVERIRKDLEENSLHYDGKEIKITASFGLAEVDKEKYINEIIKKADEKLYKAKESGRNKVVV from the coding sequence ATGGAATTTGAATTTTCAGAAGAAAAAATTGATACTATATTTGTTAGGCTACTAAAATATGCAGAGAAAAATTTTAAATCTGCAATATGTAAAGAAACATTTTTAAAAATTAAATACTTGGTAAAAGATGTACTGAGAAATAAAAATAAAATTTCAGAATTCCAGCAATTAGGCTGTGACCTTTTTAAATTAGGAATTATTTTTAATGAAGCTATATCAATTTTTGATTTTTTGAGAAAAAACTTTATAGCACACCTACCAAACGCTATCGATTTAAGAGAAGCAAAAAGAATTGAAAGGTTATACGAAGAAATGGAAAATCATTTGGCAATAGGGTATTTAAAAAATGAGGTAATTTTGTTAAAGAATAGATTAGAATTTTTAGAAGAGTACATTATTTCCAAAGATATCCATTTACTTCTTGCAAACCCTTTTAAAGCTCATATTAATTATTTCAAAGATTTTTTAAACTCCATTTTGGATGGTGGAATATTTAGTAATATATCGCATCAATCTTGTGCTTTTGGTATATGGTTAAAAGAAAAAGGGAAAGAATACATAGATGAAGAACATATTTTAAAAGATTTGAAACACTTGCATAAAGATTTTCATAATCTAATTGAAATTGCAGAAAGTTATAAGAAAAACAAAAAATTTAAGGACCTTTACTTTATGATTTTAAATATTCAAAATATAATGATTTGGATAGGAAACGAATTTTTGTATTTAAATACAAAATTCATAAAATTAGAAATGTCGATAGACCCTTTAACAGGAGCTTTTAATAGAAGAGGTTTTGAAATAATTATTCAAAAACTTTTAGAAATTTCCCAAATAACCGATGCTCCCATTACACTTGCCATGGCTGATTTAGATTACTTTAAAAAAATTAACGATACTTTTGGTCATCTTGCTGGAGATGAAGCTTTAAAACATTTTGTAAATATTATAAAAAGAAATTTAAGAAAATCTGATTATGTATTTAGAATTGGTGGAGAAGAATTTTTAATTTTACTTCCAAATACAGAATTAAAAGATGCTGTAGAAATTGTAGAAAGAATTAGGAAAGACCTTGAAGAAAACTCGCTACATTACGATGGTAAAGAAATAAAAATAACTGCAAGCTTTGGCTTAGCTGAAGTAGATAAAGAAAAATATATTAATGAGATCATAAAAAAAGCAGATGAAAAGCTCTATAAAGCAAAAGAGTCCGGAAGAAATAAGGTAGTAGTTTAA